The DNA window ACTTGATTTCAAAGATCCGGAAACCGGAGTTATCTCCAAAGGATACAGAGAAAACGGGTATCTTCCTGATGCATTCATTAATATGGTCGCTTTATTAGGCTGGTCTCCTGCAGATGACAAAGAAATTCTTCCTTTAGAGGAAATGATCAAGGAATTTGACCTTCATAAAGTACATAAAGCAGGTGCAAGATTCAGTAAAGAAAAGTCAGAATGGTTCAATCACCAGTATATTCAAATGAAAACTGATGAAGAACTTCTTCACCTTCTAAAGGATACTGATCTTGATCTTTCAGCAGCTTCTGATGAAAAACTATTAAAAGTAATTCATCTGATGAAAGAAAGAGCAACATTCCCGAAAGACATCTATGAAAGCGGAAAATTCTTCTTTGAAGCACCTACGTCTTATGATGAAAAAGCTTCAAAAAAAGCATGGAATGATGAGACCTCTGCAATTTTAGGAGAATTGGCTACAACGCTTGATTCTACAGACTTTACTGCGGAGACCTTGAAACAGGCGATGCATGATTTCGCAGAGAATAAAGGTCTTGGAATGGGTAAAGTAATGATGCCCCTACGTTTAGCATTAGTAGGAGAATTGAAAGGACCTGATGTTCCGGACATTCTGGAAATCATTGGAAAAGAGGAAAGTACCTCCAGAATAAGCAATGCTATAAATAATTTTAAATAGAATTACCATAATTTTTCATACATTTGAAAGATTTAATTTACTTCAAGAAATGGAATATTTAAGTTTCGAACTTCCTATCAAAGAATTGATGGATCAATACCAGACGTGTTCTTTAGTAGGAGAAGAAAGTGGTGTTGATGTAAAATTAGCATGCAGCCAGATTGAGGATAAGATTTTAGAGAAGAAAAAAGAAATCTACGAAAATCTTACACCTTGGCAAAGAGTACAACTGTCCCGTCATCCGGATCGTCCTTATACTTTGGATTATATCAACGGAATGGCAGACAAAGGCAGTTTCTTAGAACTTCATGGAGACAGAAATTTCGCTGATGATCCGGCAATGATTGGAGGATTGATTACCCTTGATGGTCAGAAAGTGATGATCATAGGGACTCAAAAAGGAAGAACAACTAAAGAAAGACAGTACAGAAGATTTGGAATGCCAAATCCTGAAGGATACAGAAAAGCTTTAAGACTAATGAAGCTTGCTGAAAAATTCAATATTCCTATCGTAACTTTAGTAGATACACCGGGAGCTTATCCGGGATTAGAAGCTGAAGAAAGAGGACAAGGTGAAGCTATTGCAAGAAATATTTTTGAAATGGTTCAGCTTAAGACGCCTATCTTCACTTATATTATCGGAGAAGGAGCCAGCGGAGGAGCACTGGGAATAGGGGTAGGAAATAAAGTATATATGTTGGAAAACACATGGTATACCGTGATTGCACCGGAAAGCTGCTCTTCTATCTTATGGAGAAACTGGGATCACAAAGAAGATGCTGCAAATGCATTAAACCTTACTCCACAAGATGCCTTAAGAGAAAAGTTTATCGATGGAATTATTGAAGAACCACTTGGAGGTGCTCAATACGACGCGGAAACAACTTATCTGAACCTTAAAAGTTCTATATTACAAAATATCAAAGCTTTTTCCAAGTTTACAGGACAGGAGCTTGAAACCCAAAGACAGGACAAATTCATTGCAATGGGTCAGTTTAAAGGATAAAAAACAAAAAAGGTTAAGAAAATTTCTTAACCTTTTTTACTTTAGTTTTCTTCTCTCCTAATCAGCAACATTGAGAGCAATCTCAATATCCTGACTAATTTTCTTCAGTGAAGAATATTTCGCGTCACACACCATGGTCGTCAGCACATATTCTCCTTTATCTACCAGAATAAAGTTTTCTCCTTTTGCAGGAACACTTAAATTATAGTACTTTTTTCCACTTATTTTTACGATCAGATTACAACCGGATCTGTTTTTAATATTAACATAGGCCTCACTCTTATTGATATCATTATTAAAAAGGTGAGTAAGCATTGCTGCGGTCTTTTTATTGGCTTCACTAGGTTCGGATTTGGAAGCTGTAGAAGTCTTTGATGATCCAACCGAAGCATAACTTTGCCTTCTCTCCTCCTTCAAAGCATTAATTGCATCGTTTACTTTATCAGTATTCTTGGTATTGTTAGCAGTGGTGGTTGCTTTATTTGTTGTAATAACCTTACCACTGTTCAGTTCATTATTCTTAACAATATTTTCAATTTTTTCTTTGCTGATTGGCCTGATAGTAGGCTTGGCTTCGGGAGAATTATCTGCCATAATAATATCAATCAATCTTCTTTTAAAAAAATCGGTTCTTGCGTGTCCCGGGTTCTGTTTTAGAAATCCGGCAATTACCCTTGCCTCTTTTGATACCTCAGCCTCCTGCTCCGTATAAATAATAATCGTTTCTTTTTCAACAACAGCTTTGGATTTTGATTTTTTCTTTTTTTGAGAAAAACCAAGAGAAAAAATGCATATAAAAAGGAGAAGGAAGATTTTTTTCATTAATCAAATCTTTAAAATAGTATTAAATATATTAATAACGTGAAAAGTCATTTTTTAGTTTATCATTAAAATCATTATCTTTGCACTGCTCTAAATTTAAGCTAAAAATTAAAACTAATCTTAAATAAAAAAATAATAGATATTATGTCTTATACACCAGCTGCTGCAGACGTAGCAAAATTGAGAAACCAAACAGGTGCAGGTATGATGGACTGCAAGAAAGCTCTAGTTGAAGCTGAAGGAGACTTCGAAAAAGCGGTAGATATCCTTAGAAAAAAAGGACAAAAAGTTGCTGCTAACAGAGCTGACAGAGAATCTGCTGAAGGTGCAGTAATCGCAAGAGTAAACGAAGACAACACTTTAGGTGTAGTGATCTCTTTAAATTGTGAAACTGACTTTGTTGCTAAAAATGAAGCTTTCATCGAGCTAGCTTACGAATTAGCTGAAATGGCTATCTTCGCTGCTACTAAAGAAGAGCTTTTAGCAACTGATTTCCACGGACTTACTGTTGCTGAAAAATTAGTTGAGCAAACAGGAGTTATCGGTGAGAAAATCGAGATCGGTTCTTTCGAAAGAATCCAGGGAGATTTCTTAGGAGCTTACATCCACGCTGGAAACAAAATTGCTGCAATCACTTCTCTTTCTGCTAAAGTAGATGGAGCTGACGAAGCTGCTAAAGCTGTTTCTATGCAGGTTGCTGCTATGAACCCAATCGCTTTGGACGAAACGAGAGTTTCACAGGAGACTATCGATAAAGAATTAGAAATCGAAAGACACAAACTTACTGAAGAAGGTAAGCCTGCAAACATTATCGACAATATCTTGAAAGGTAAAATGCAGAGATTCTACAAAGACAACACTTTGGTACACCAGGATTTCATTAAAGACGGAAGTATCTCAGTTGCTGACTACGTAAAATCTGTAAACGCAGACCTTAAAGTAACAGGATTTGTAAGAGTAAGCTTATAAGCTCATCTTCAAAAAATATTAAATCCCGGTGAAATTCACCGGGATTTTTTTGTGGGGTATATTAATGAATATGAACTTAATATGACGCAAATTTTAAATATTAAATAATTACATTAAAAATACGATTTCAAAGTTTTTTTTATATAAAATTCAAACTATTAATGTTTAAATTTGCGGCCCTTATAATAACGAATGAAAAAATTTCTACTAGCTATTTGTGCTTTTCTTTATTGTTTAATCCATGCACAATTGGATAATGAGCACTGGTTTGCTCCTATGTCCGCAAGTTCACTTCAAGGAACTCCACAATGTTACTTATACTTATCTACCAACGAACTTACTCCCTTTTCCGTGCAGGTTTCTAATAACAACACGGTGTTTTCTACGGTACAGGTAAGCAAAGGAAATCCTGTACAACTTACGGTTCCGAGTAATTATATGATTGCCTTTACCATGAACAATCTATTTACCCAAAATACAATGGGACTTCATGTAAAAGGAGCTAAAAAATTCTTTGCCAATTTCAGGTTTTCAGTTCCCCAACAAGCAGAAATAATCACTTCGAAAGGGATGGCCGGAGTTGGTAAAACTTTTTTCATAGGAACAGCACCAACCACCTCTCCAAAAGAATATGTAAATTCTACGGTAGGAGTAACAGCTACAGAGGATAATACCACAGTAACAGTATCCGGTTATAGTCCTAATATTGTTTTCGCCGACGGCAGTGTAATGGCTAGCCGGACATTTACCATCAATAAAGGAAAATCTTATATCCTTGATGTCAATAGCGACATGGGAGGAGTGAATAACAGAAGGGGCTTACTAGGCGCAAAGCTTGTTGCCAATAAACCGGTAACCGTAACAAACGGAAATTTCAACGGACTCTATACCACTCAAAACAGCACCAATGTAGATATTCTGATGGATCAGGCTGTTCCTACCGAAAGACTGGGAAAAGATTTTATCATGGTAAAAGGAAATGGCCCTATCACTGTAGGTATGGAAAAAGCCTTAGTCATTGCTACGGAAAATGGCACTACCCTTACCGTTAACGGAAATCCTTTAGCCGGTGTCAGCCTTAATGCAGGAGACTATCGTCTGATTGAAGCCACAAGCTACATAAACCAGGGTAACGGAAACTACAACATGAGTATTTCCTCAAATAAAAACGTCTATGTCTACCAGCTTCTTGCCGGAGCTTCCGGAAGTACAGTATACCAGACCGGAGGAATGAATTTTATCCCGCCATTAAGTTGTTTTTTACCTAAGGAAATCAATGAAATAGGATACATTAATATGATTGGCTCTACATCTTATGATACTAAACTTAATATTATCACTCAAACCGGAGCAATCGTAACGGTTAACGGAAATACAATCGCCAACCCCGGCGCTGTAAGCGGAAACTCCAATTGGGTCACCTACTCCATACCTTATGTTACCGGAAATATTACAGTAGCCTCTACAAAACCTGTTACAGCTGGAATTGCAGCAGGAAATGGTGCAGTAGGATATGGAGGATATTTTGCAGGATTCTCCTCTATTCCTGTCATTTCTAAAACCGGTGATTGTTATAATGGAGTTCTTCTGGAAGTAGATCCCGGTCACGATGGGTACCAATGGTTCTTAAACGGAACTCAGATTCCAGGCGCTACAACACCTTCTATCAATCCTGATTTATATGGAACAGGAATCTATACATGTTATATTACTAAAAACAGTTGTGAATCCAGACTTACAGCAGAGTATGATTATACAGCATGTCCGCCAATTACAACGACAACTTATGATATTGGATCATGCAGTACCAAAGTCATTAATCCGGTCTTTACCAACTCCACTCAGCCCGCGGTTCCTTCCAACACAAGTATTATTGTACAGCCTACCAACGGAACGGTTGCTATAAACCCTACAACCGGTCAAATCACTTATACACCAAATGCAGGAATTACGACAAATACCACTGATACATTTACTTATTACATCCAGGGAAATGGTAATCCTGCTGCTTTTGAATATTTTAAAATAATAATTAACAGCCACGTCCTTCAAACAACCAACACTTCCATGTCTTCTTGTGCTGCGGCTAATGGGAACGGAACATTCAATCTTACAACCCCAAGCGTTAGTCCGGATCCTACGGCTACCATTACTTATTTCACTAATGCCAACTTAACGGGGCCAATAGCAACGCCAACATCTTATTCCGGTCCTGCAGGAACTGTATATGCCAATGTGACTTCAACATATGGATGTTCGCAGATCGCTACTATTACATTAAATACATTTCCTACACCTAATATCAATACCAGTAATTATAATGCCAATATTTGTGATGAGCATTTTGAAGGTCTTGTGAATGTAAATTTTGCCAATATAACGCCACAGATTGTAAACAACTCTGCCAATTTCACTGTACAATATTACCTAAATCAGGCTGATGCCAATGCTGGAAATAGCAATACGCTTCCTAACAACTGGACATTTACAGCCAACACAACGGTATATGTAAGGGTATCTTCTACAACCGGCGGATGTCCTCCTGCTTTTGGGCAAATTAATTTTACGATTGGAAATAAAATAGTATTGATAACCAGTTCCGCCAAAGCACAGATCTGCGACAATGATCTTAATGGCTCTGAAGCAATAAATCTGAATGATTACAAAGCATTATTTACCACAGACCCAAGTGTTATTTTATCATTCTATACTTCACTTGCTAATGCACAGACAGGAACCAACCCTATTCCCGCTTCACAGATTCTTACCTCAACAGGTGTTTTTTATATAAGATTCCAAAACAGTACAGCTTGTCCCAGTACAGGAAGTTTAACCCTTACTTTAAAATCTCCAAAAAAATCTACGACCTTGCATGATCAGGTTATCTGTTCTGATGAAAAAATACTATTGGATGCCGGTCCGGGATTCTCGTCTTATCTATGGAGCAATGGAGCTACTACACAAAATATATCCGCTGCTGCCGGAAATTATTATGTAGATCTTGGATTCAACGGGTGTGTATACCGACAGTATGTAAATGTAACAACATCGCAATCTCCTGTAATCAACAGAATAGATGTTACAGGAACTACTGCAACTATTTATGTAACTGGGGGAACCCCTCCTTATAAATATTCATTAAACGGTTTCGATTATCAGACCTCTAATGTTTTTACCGGATTATCAAGAGGTATTCACACGGTATACGTATTAGGTTCCGATGGATGTCGTCATATTACCAAAGAGTTTTTGGTGATTAACCTCATTAATACCATTACTCCCAATGGTGATGGCATCAATGATGTTTTAAATTATTCTGAATTAAGAATAAAACAAAACGTGGCTATTGAAGTCGCAGACCGATATGGAACCTCAGTCTATAAATCTACGGACAAAAATTACATCTGGGACGGAAAGTCAAATGGAAGAAATCTTCCTACCGGAACTTATTGGTATGTGATCAAATGGAATGAACCGGATACGAAATTACAAGTTTCGTATTCTGGATGGCTTTTAATTAAAAATCGAGAATAGTTTTCCGCTTTTATTCATAATTTATTAAATGTATTTCATTTTTTATTTTAATTTTGTAGAAATCCTAATTCCATACACATGAAAAGATTTCTACTCAGTTTAGTGTTTACTTTCCTGGCTATTAATACAATTTTTGCACAAAGGGATACTGAGCACTGGATAGCTCCGTATTATGACAGCTACGGAGGCTATGTCAATATGATTTATCTTTCCACTGATTCAGTAACTCCTTTTGATGTAACCATATATAATAACAGCCTGGTTGTCACAACAGTTACAATCAGCAAGGGCAATCCGCAAACGTATAAAGTTGCTAATGACCTTATTTCTACAGGAACATCGACCGAGGCATTTGTTGTGGGTACCAAAGGGCTTTATTTAAATGCATCTAAACCTTTTTATTGCAGTTTAAGACTTGCTCAGAGTATTCACGGGGAAATTATTACCAGTAAAGGAAGAGCAGGAATAGGAAAGACATTCTTTGTTGCTGCCAGCCCAAATAAAAATTTAACCAGTATCCATAACTTTACAGCTGGAATCCTGGCTACAGAGAACAACACCAATGTCACTGTTTCATGGAATCCACCTACTTCACCTACTCCACCAGTATCTTTCATCAATGGTACACCTACCGGTAATACTCAAACTTTTACATTACAAAAAGGACAATCTTTTATTCTTGCAGGATCGGGCGGTTTAGAGGGAAATCGGGAAGGTTTTATTGGCGCCAAAGTAGTTGCTGATAAACCGGTAACACTTACCAACGGAAGTTGTAATGCTAATTTCTCTTTTATTGCCTTTGCATCCGGAAGTGACCCTGTTCTTGACCAATCTGTGCCGGTAGACAGACTTGGAAATACATTTGCTATGGTAAAAACAAGATCCACACTTCCTAGTTTGAATATGGAGGGTGGGCTTATTATAGCCACAGAAGATAATACTGAAGTATACATAAACGGGGCAACAACCCCGGCAGCAACTTTAAATGCTGGAAAATACTATAGGATTGACGAAACGAACTATGCTACTCAAACCGGTCCCGCCGGTACTCACTCCAATATGTTTATTTCAACGACCAAAAATGTATATCTATACCAGTTTATCGGAGTGGGAGCAAGTGATGCGACTAACGGGTTCAATTACATCCCACCATTGAACTGTTTCCTACCAAGAAAAATTGATGAAATCGGAAAGATCAATGAAATGCCTCTTGGCCCATTAGGAGCCAGTGCCACTCAAGGTGACTTAATTGTAAAATTAAATATCCTGACAGAAGCAGGAGCTACCGTACTGGTCAATGGAACCCCGCCATTACCCGCAGAAGGCCCGTACCCACTGTCAGGAAATACAAACTGGGTAACCTATGCTATCAATAGCATTACAGGAAACCTAAATATCACCTCTACAAAAGCTGTAACTGCAGGTATCAACGGAGGATATAGTTCTGCAGGGTATGGAGGATATTTCGCAGGTTTCTCTTCAATCCCTCTCATTGCTAAAAAAACCGGAGAATGTGTTCCGGGAATTATTCTGGAATTAGATGATGGATATGAATCTTATCAATGGTTCCGAAACGGAACTGCTGTTGCAGGCGCAACCGCAAATACCTACACTCCAACACAATCAGGAAATTATACGGTAAAAATAACAATGGGAACATGCCCTCCTATTACAACACCTATATACAAAGTACAAACCTGTTTAAAACTAACAACGCAGGCGCTTAATGCTTGTTCTACAAAAATCATCACACCAACATTTACATCGTCAACACAAACTCCTGTTGCAAGTACAGTACAGATTCTTACCCCTCCAACAAAGGGGACCGCTATTCTGAATCCTAACGGCACTATAACCTACACGCCAAACCCGGGGTATCTGGGAGCGGATGTTATTGTTTACAA is part of the Chryseobacterium lactis genome and encodes:
- a CDS encoding acetyl-CoA carboxylase carboxyltransferase subunit alpha — protein: MEYLSFELPIKELMDQYQTCSLVGEESGVDVKLACSQIEDKILEKKKEIYENLTPWQRVQLSRHPDRPYTLDYINGMADKGSFLELHGDRNFADDPAMIGGLITLDGQKVMIIGTQKGRTTKERQYRRFGMPNPEGYRKALRLMKLAEKFNIPIVTLVDTPGAYPGLEAEERGQGEAIARNIFEMVQLKTPIFTYIIGEGASGGALGIGVGNKVYMLENTWYTVIAPESCSSILWRNWDHKEDAANALNLTPQDALREKFIDGIIEEPLGGAQYDAETTYLNLKSSILQNIKAFSKFTGQELETQRQDKFIAMGQFKG
- the tsf gene encoding translation elongation factor Ts, coding for MSYTPAAADVAKLRNQTGAGMMDCKKALVEAEGDFEKAVDILRKKGQKVAANRADRESAEGAVIARVNEDNTLGVVISLNCETDFVAKNEAFIELAYELAEMAIFAATKEELLATDFHGLTVAEKLVEQTGVIGEKIEIGSFERIQGDFLGAYIHAGNKIAAITSLSAKVDGADEAAKAVSMQVAAMNPIALDETRVSQETIDKELEIERHKLTEEGKPANIIDNILKGKMQRFYKDNTLVHQDFIKDGSISVADYVKSVNADLKVTGFVRVSL
- a CDS encoding DUF6759 domain-containing protein codes for the protein MKKIFLLLFICIFSLGFSQKKKKSKSKAVVEKETIIIYTEQEAEVSKEARVIAGFLKQNPGHARTDFFKRRLIDIIMADNSPEAKPTIRPISKEKIENIVKNNELNSGKVITTNKATTTANNTKNTDKVNDAINALKEERRQSYASVGSSKTSTASKSEPSEANKKTAAMLTHLFNNDINKSEAYVNIKNRSGCNLIVKISGKKYYNLSVPAKGENFILVDKGEYVLTTMVCDAKYSSLKKISQDIEIALNVAD
- a CDS encoding T9SS type B sorting domain-containing protein, with protein sequence MKRFLLSLVFTFLAINTIFAQRDTEHWIAPYYDSYGGYVNMIYLSTDSVTPFDVTIYNNSLVVTTVTISKGNPQTYKVANDLISTGTSTEAFVVGTKGLYLNASKPFYCSLRLAQSIHGEIITSKGRAGIGKTFFVAASPNKNLTSIHNFTAGILATENNTNVTVSWNPPTSPTPPVSFINGTPTGNTQTFTLQKGQSFILAGSGGLEGNREGFIGAKVVADKPVTLTNGSCNANFSFIAFASGSDPVLDQSVPVDRLGNTFAMVKTRSTLPSLNMEGGLIIATEDNTEVYINGATTPAATLNAGKYYRIDETNYATQTGPAGTHSNMFISTTKNVYLYQFIGVGASDATNGFNYIPPLNCFLPRKIDEIGKINEMPLGPLGASATQGDLIVKLNILTEAGATVLVNGTPPLPAEGPYPLSGNTNWVTYAINSITGNLNITSTKAVTAGINGGYSSAGYGGYFAGFSSIPLIAKKTGECVPGIILELDDGYESYQWFRNGTAVAGATANTYTPTQSGNYTVKITMGTCPPITTPIYKVQTCLKLTTQALNACSTKIITPTFTSSTQTPVASTVQILTPPTKGTAILNPNGTITYTPNPGYLGADVIVYKFCGDNAEFTDCEQITLNLTVVPFVVKDVTITACWYDVAPYAYFDLTKAKVTDYTAVTKKYYRTLTDLNAGINEITTPDNFPATGGVVYVKVTTAEGCTGIAKITLVPLPIKKSPVLVDQYICMDARTNLDAGPGYDSYQWSTGATSSGIRDIGVGEYTVILGKDGCFLTQTVKVKKADDPVIQTIEINNNNATVIAAGGKPPYKYAVDGTGTWQDSNIFTGLTRGQHTFYVKDAYNCTPVAVEITIPNLLNAITPNGDNVNDFIDYSELAYKENLTFSIYDRYGNTIFTGNKFNNYKWDGKHFDKKIVTGTYWYHITWNESNKAKTPIKYTGWILVKNRE
- a CDS encoding T9SS type B sorting domain-containing protein, translating into MKKFLLAICAFLYCLIHAQLDNEHWFAPMSASSLQGTPQCYLYLSTNELTPFSVQVSNNNTVFSTVQVSKGNPVQLTVPSNYMIAFTMNNLFTQNTMGLHVKGAKKFFANFRFSVPQQAEIITSKGMAGVGKTFFIGTAPTTSPKEYVNSTVGVTATEDNTTVTVSGYSPNIVFADGSVMASRTFTINKGKSYILDVNSDMGGVNNRRGLLGAKLVANKPVTVTNGNFNGLYTTQNSTNVDILMDQAVPTERLGKDFIMVKGNGPITVGMEKALVIATENGTTLTVNGNPLAGVSLNAGDYRLIEATSYINQGNGNYNMSISSNKNVYVYQLLAGASGSTVYQTGGMNFIPPLSCFLPKEINEIGYINMIGSTSYDTKLNIITQTGAIVTVNGNTIANPGAVSGNSNWVTYSIPYVTGNITVASTKPVTAGIAAGNGAVGYGGYFAGFSSIPVISKTGDCYNGVLLEVDPGHDGYQWFLNGTQIPGATTPSINPDLYGTGIYTCYITKNSCESRLTAEYDYTACPPITTTTYDIGSCSTKVINPVFTNSTQPAVPSNTSIIVQPTNGTVAINPTTGQITYTPNAGITTNTTDTFTYYIQGNGNPAAFEYFKIIINSHVLQTTNTSMSSCAAANGNGTFNLTTPSVSPDPTATITYFTNANLTGPIATPTSYSGPAGTVYANVTSTYGCSQIATITLNTFPTPNINTSNYNANICDEHFEGLVNVNFANITPQIVNNSANFTVQYYLNQADANAGNSNTLPNNWTFTANTTVYVRVSSTTGGCPPAFGQINFTIGNKIVLITSSAKAQICDNDLNGSEAINLNDYKALFTTDPSVILSFYTSLANAQTGTNPIPASQILTSTGVFYIRFQNSTACPSTGSLTLTLKSPKKSTTLHDQVICSDEKILLDAGPGFSSYLWSNGATTQNISAAAGNYYVDLGFNGCVYRQYVNVTTSQSPVINRIDVTGTTATIYVTGGTPPYKYSLNGFDYQTSNVFTGLSRGIHTVYVLGSDGCRHITKEFLVINLINTITPNGDGINDVLNYSELRIKQNVAIEVADRYGTSVYKSTDKNYIWDGKSNGRNLPTGTYWYVIKWNEPDTKLQVSYSGWLLIKNRE